A region from the Benincasa hispida cultivar B227 chromosome 10, ASM972705v1, whole genome shotgun sequence genome encodes:
- the LOC120089017 gene encoding uncharacterized mitochondrial protein AtMg00860-like, whose translation MPSGLCNALSTFQRCMMAIFSEYLEDSVEIFTDDFSNYGQTYEVCIVLGHKVSKEGLEVDKAKIEAIEKLPPPANVKPVKSFLGHVGFYHHFMNEFLKIARPLSALLEADRTLHFDTQCLNAFKILKNVLTTVLVLIAPNWTKTFELMCDASGWTMPCGHTGLPINTYRHVPVYAGVWEGMPLATGIEAQSTMGSEEA comes from the exons ATGCCGTCTGGATTATGCAATGCGCTGAGCACattccagaggtgcatgatggctatCTTCTCTGAGTATCTCGAGGATTCAGTGGAAATTTTTACGGACGACTTCTCGAATTACGGGCAAACGTATGAAGTCT GTATTGTGCTCGGGCACAAAGTTTCCAAGGAAGGgctggaggtggacaaggcgaAGATTGAGGCCAtcgaaaagcttccacctccagcaaatgtgaagcCTGTCAAGAGTTTCTTGGGACATGTAGGATTTTACCATCATTTTATGAACGAATTTTTGAAGATTGCTCGACCATTGAGTGCATTGCTAGAGGCTGACAGAACGCTTCACTTTGATACACagtgcctcaacgcattcaagatACTGAAAAACGTATTAACTACTGTGCTTGTGTTGATCGCACCTAATTGGACAAAGACATTTGAGCTAATGTGCGATGctagcgg CTGGAcaatgccttgtgggcatacaggactaCCTATAAACACCTATAGACATGTCCCCGTATACGCTGGTGTATGGGAAGGAATGCCACTTGCCACTGGAATTGAAGCACAAAGCACTATGGGCAGTGAAGAAGcttga